One genomic region from Salvelinus sp. IW2-2015 unplaced genomic scaffold, ASM291031v2 Un_scaffold3230, whole genome shotgun sequence encodes:
- the LOC139025757 gene encoding protocadherin-16-like produces the protein MTITCEGGPRASVCSGLWRPRSLLLLYTVLELVVVHSTPVLGALELQLDEEQPAGTIVGDISAGLPPGITASLYFISDHEGTGVGSDLNIDETSGIITTARRLDREQRDHYSFIAVTMTGVTVEVSVTVNDINDHAPAFLKPKALLKIPEQTAVGTRVSLEPASDADRDQLTTQGYVIKEGNVGQAFRLETKRAANKVLYLDWW, from the coding sequence ATGACAATAACGTGTGAAGGTGGGCCCAGGGCCAGTGTGTGTTCAGGCCTTTGGAGGCCAcggtctctcctcctgctctacaCGGTCCTAGAGCTGGTTGTGGTCCACTCCACCCCGGTCCTGGGAGCTCTGGAGCTCCAGCTGGATGAGGAGCAGCCGGCAGGGACCATCGTAGGGGACATCAGTGCTGGGCTACCCCCCGGCATCACCGCCTCGCTGTACTTCATCTCCGACCACGAGGGGACAGGTGTGGGCAGCGACCTCAACATCGACGAGACCTCCGGGATCATCACCACGGCACGCCGCCTCGACCGCGAGCAGAGGGACCACTACAGCTTCATCGCCGTCACCATGACCGGGGTCACAGTCGAAGTGTCCGTCACGGTCAACGACATCAACGACCACGCGCCGGCGTTCCTCAAGCCAAAGGCATTGCTGAAGATCCCGGAGCAGACGGCGGTGGGAACACGGGTTTCCCTGGAGCCGGCGTCGGACGCGGACCGCGATCAGCTGACCACCCAAGGATATGTGATTAAGGAAGGCAATGTGGGGCAAGCCTTCAGGCTGGAGACCAAAAGAGCTGCTAACAAG